One Leucobacter muris DNA segment encodes these proteins:
- a CDS encoding glycosyltransferase has product MAAHGDRAAKQPERTLVFFTNLFPYTPGEEFIEAEIGFLADSFDRVVVVPVAPYQNPGEVRELPEGTFLFTPAALNPQTTNLMRVAAFGLRHPLTTAAAVARALRRLPRLRRCLEDFKLDLFSCMVIESVLPQLTETLEGRQHCVFYSYWMHAPARSALQLRRRLRRPGIPVVTRAHGYDVYSERKAIDYLPQRELLFAGVEHVFTASEHGRDYLRARYPRFAGKIDTSHLGVTPAAAPHNAARDERHIVTCAYLREVKRIPLLIDGITELQRRGMQVRWTHLGGGEGSHADAVRAKAATQLAPGSFEFVGNLSNDGVRAWHAAHPASVFVNVSESEGVPVSIMEALAQGLPVVATDVGGNSELIDVAGGMFDGLLPSNATAEDIADRIETLLDAPQEQYRAYAAASFSHWQRNWSSEKNYGDFARYLQALAARG; this is encoded by the coding sequence ATGGCAGCGCACGGCGATCGGGCTGCGAAGCAGCCCGAGAGGACGCTGGTCTTCTTCACGAATCTCTTCCCCTACACACCGGGTGAGGAATTCATCGAGGCGGAGATCGGCTTCCTCGCGGACTCGTTCGACCGAGTGGTCGTCGTGCCGGTGGCGCCCTACCAGAACCCTGGCGAGGTGCGTGAGCTGCCAGAGGGCACGTTCCTCTTCACCCCCGCCGCCCTCAACCCGCAGACCACGAACCTCATGAGGGTGGCCGCGTTCGGCTTGCGTCACCCCCTGACCACGGCTGCAGCGGTCGCGCGTGCGCTGCGTCGCCTCCCCCGCCTGCGCCGGTGCCTGGAGGACTTCAAGCTCGACCTCTTCTCATGCATGGTGATCGAGAGCGTGCTCCCGCAGCTGACCGAGACGCTCGAAGGGCGGCAGCACTGCGTTTTCTACAGCTACTGGATGCACGCCCCGGCGCGGAGCGCACTGCAGCTGCGCCGCAGGCTGAGGCGCCCCGGCATTCCCGTGGTCACGAGGGCGCACGGCTACGATGTCTACTCCGAGCGTAAGGCGATCGACTACCTCCCGCAGCGCGAGCTGCTCTTCGCGGGGGTCGAGCACGTGTTCACCGCATCCGAGCACGGCCGCGACTATCTGCGCGCCCGGTATCCCCGCTTCGCGGGGAAGATCGACACCAGCCATCTCGGAGTGACCCCCGCAGCCGCGCCCCACAATGCCGCGCGGGACGAGCGGCACATCGTCACCTGCGCCTACCTGAGGGAGGTCAAGCGGATCCCGCTGCTCATCGACGGCATCACCGAGCTGCAGCGACGGGGCATGCAGGTGCGCTGGACCCACCTCGGCGGCGGGGAGGGCTCGCACGCCGATGCCGTGCGAGCGAAGGCAGCGACACAGCTAGCCCCGGGGTCTTTCGAATTCGTAGGAAACCTGTCGAACGACGGGGTGCGGGCATGGCACGCAGCGCACCCCGCCAGCGTATTCGTGAATGTGTCAGAGTCGGAAGGGGTGCCGGTCTCGATCATGGAGGCCCTCGCGCAGGGACTGCCGGTCGTCGCAACCGATGTGGGAGGCAACAGCGAGCTCATCGACGTGGCGGGGGGCATGTTCGACGGTCTGCTCCCGTCGAACGCGACGGCGGAGGACATCGCCGATCGAATCGAGACGCTGCTCGACGCCCCCCAGGAGCAGTACCGCGCCTATGCCGCTGCGAGCTTCAGCCACTGGCAGCGCAACTGGTCGAGTGAGAAGAACTACGGCGACTTCGCGCGGTACCTGCAGGCCCTTGCCGCACGAGGCTGA
- a CDS encoding nucleotide sugar dehydrogenase: MKIAVVATGKIGLPLAVQYASMGHQVVGIDVNRDLVDCINSGAEPFPGEAGLAEKLAELVPAGSLRATTDYAEGIPDADAVVLVVPLLVDEQTGEPDFGWMDAATRSLAEHLTPDTLISYETTLPVGTTRDRWKPLIEQVSGLTEGTDFHLVFSPERVRTGRVFADLKKYPKLVGGLNEAGTARAIEFYNSVLTFNERDDLPRPNGVWDLGTAEAAEMSKLAETTYRDVNIGLANQFARFADKAGIDVYRVIEACNSQPYSHIHGPGIAVGGHCIPVYPRLYLSTDPDADIVRTARDYNETMPAYVVERVEQTIGDLDGQRVVVLGASYRGGVKETAVSGVFPTVEELRRRGAVVTVHDPLFSGEELERYGFAAHTLGDPVDIAILQADHTDYLELGPADFPEIKLFADGRNVTDPARWTGVPRLVIGA; encoded by the coding sequence GTGAAAATCGCTGTCGTCGCCACCGGAAAAATCGGCCTCCCCCTCGCCGTGCAGTACGCATCCATGGGGCATCAGGTCGTCGGCATCGACGTGAACCGGGATCTCGTCGACTGCATCAACAGCGGTGCGGAGCCCTTCCCGGGCGAGGCGGGGCTGGCGGAGAAGCTCGCCGAGCTCGTTCCCGCCGGCAGCCTGCGGGCGACTACCGACTACGCCGAGGGCATTCCCGACGCCGACGCCGTCGTGCTCGTCGTGCCCCTGCTGGTCGATGAGCAGACGGGCGAGCCCGACTTCGGCTGGATGGACGCGGCCACGCGCTCGCTGGCCGAGCACCTCACTCCCGACACACTGATCTCCTACGAGACCACGCTGCCCGTGGGCACGACCCGCGATCGCTGGAAGCCGCTCATCGAGCAGGTATCGGGTCTCACCGAGGGCACCGACTTCCACCTCGTGTTCTCGCCCGAGCGCGTGCGCACGGGGCGCGTGTTCGCCGATCTCAAGAAGTATCCGAAGCTCGTCGGCGGCCTGAACGAAGCCGGCACCGCTCGCGCGATCGAGTTCTACAACTCGGTGCTCACCTTCAACGAGCGCGACGACCTGCCCCGGCCGAACGGCGTCTGGGACCTCGGCACCGCGGAAGCCGCCGAGATGTCGAAGCTCGCCGAGACCACCTATCGCGACGTCAACATCGGTCTCGCGAACCAGTTCGCGCGCTTCGCGGACAAAGCGGGCATCGACGTCTACCGGGTCATCGAGGCCTGCAACTCCCAGCCCTACAGCCACATCCACGGCCCGGGCATCGCCGTGGGCGGGCACTGCATTCCCGTCTACCCGCGGCTCTACCTCTCGACCGACCCCGACGCCGACATCGTGCGCACCGCTCGCGACTACAACGAGACGATGCCCGCGTACGTGGTCGAGCGGGTCGAGCAGACCATCGGCGACCTCGACGGCCAGCGAGTGGTCGTGCTCGGCGCCTCCTACCGCGGCGGCGTCAAGGAGACGGCCGTCTCAGGCGTCTTCCCCACCGTCGAGGAACTGCGCCGACGCGGTGCCGTCGTCACGGTGCACGATCCGCTGTTCAGCGGCGAGGAGCTGGAACGTTACGGCTTCGCCGCCCACACCCTCGGCGATCCGGTCGATATCGCCATCCTCCAGGCGGATCACACCGATTACCTCGAGCTCGGTCCGGCTGATTTCCCGGAGATCAAGCTCTTCGCGGACGGCCGCAACGTCACCGACCCCGCCAGATGGACGGGTGTGCCCCGGCTGGTCATCGGCGCCTGA
- a CDS encoding DegT/DnrJ/EryC1/StrS family aminotransferase: MTDFIPAAKPIVGDEEREAVDRVLRSGMIAQGPEVAAFEQEFSAHFTGGREVVAVNSGTSGQHLGLLAAGVGPGDEVIVPSFTFAATGNSVALTGATPVFVDIEPDYFTLDPEAVRAAITPRTRGIMPVHLYGHPFLVDQIEAIAQQHGLAIYEDAAQAHGASWNGRQVGTLGDFAMFSLYPTKNMTSGEGGMVSCANGDIARNVRLLRNQGMEKQYENEVIGFNARMTDIHAAIGRVQLTKVDGWTAQRQRNAAALNEGLAGLSGVQTPKVAEGAVHVYHQYTVRLDAAERDRIHVALKEEHGVGSGVYYPIPNHRLPSLTKFAPGLELPETERAAREVLSLPVHPSLAEGDIERIVAAVTAVVNAGA; this comes from the coding sequence ATGACGGATTTCATTCCCGCAGCCAAGCCGATCGTCGGCGATGAGGAGCGCGAGGCCGTCGACCGAGTGCTGCGCTCCGGCATGATCGCCCAGGGCCCTGAGGTCGCGGCGTTCGAGCAGGAGTTCTCGGCGCACTTCACGGGAGGCCGCGAGGTCGTCGCGGTGAACTCCGGCACGAGCGGCCAGCACCTGGGGCTGCTCGCGGCGGGCGTCGGCCCCGGCGACGAGGTCATCGTGCCGTCCTTCACCTTCGCCGCGACGGGCAACTCGGTCGCGCTCACGGGTGCCACGCCGGTCTTCGTGGACATCGAGCCCGACTACTTCACCCTCGACCCCGAGGCCGTGCGCGCCGCCATCACGCCGCGCACGAGGGGCATCATGCCCGTGCACCTCTACGGACACCCCTTCCTCGTCGACCAGATCGAGGCCATCGCCCAGCAGCACGGTCTCGCGATCTACGAGGACGCGGCCCAGGCGCACGGCGCCTCCTGGAACGGCCGCCAGGTCGGCACCCTCGGCGACTTCGCGATGTTCAGCCTCTATCCGACGAAGAACATGACGTCGGGCGAGGGCGGCATGGTCTCGTGCGCGAACGGCGACATCGCCCGCAACGTGCGGCTGCTGCGCAACCAGGGCATGGAGAAGCAGTATGAGAATGAAGTCATCGGCTTCAACGCCCGCATGACCGACATCCACGCCGCGATCGGCCGCGTGCAGCTCACCAAGGTCGACGGCTGGACCGCTCAGCGCCAGCGCAACGCCGCAGCGCTCAACGAGGGCCTCGCGGGCCTCTCGGGCGTGCAGACCCCGAAGGTCGCCGAGGGCGCCGTGCACGTCTACCACCAGTACACCGTGCGCCTCGACGCCGCGGAACGCGATCGTATCCATGTCGCCCTCAAAGAGGAGCACGGTGTGGGCTCGGGCGTGTACTACCCGATCCCGAACCACCGCCTGCCCTCGTTGACGAAGTTCGCACCGGGGCTCGAGCTGCCCGAGACCGAGCGCGCCGCGCGCGAGGTGCTCTCGCTGCCCGTGCACCCCTCGCTCGCCGAGGGCGACATCGAGCGCATCGTCGCGGCGGTCACCGCCGTGGTGAACGCGGGCGCCTGA
- a CDS encoding ABC transporter ATP-binding protein — MKEIWRVLRQLLPLLPAGAQRYFVGYIVATSLITALDAIGMSLLAIVIGPAIAGTTIKLPVVGELQPEAAPLFVLISLGLMLLKSVLNVVLQWFATRKFAKYELEIGDRLFRAYIGSSWEERSKRSIAEITRIADAGIANAMAGFVLPIMRIPSSFFTFVLVLGVLVVADPATSVIAFVYLSLVMLVVHFVVTKRALEAGEVNLMYSYRVANLMTEMIEALKELSLRNRLGEVADLVTANRRHSTRARANGSFLGVLPGFAYEAALLGGIALIGGFSYFQGGMQAALASVALFATTGFRLIPALTGVQGGIVQATASMPGAKDVVGDLIAAERDMKTSQTPADTAELSQSPRLLSLNDVRFRYPGAAVDVIRGMTLDIPLGSSVGIVGPSGAGKSTLIDLLLGLSQATSGDIELDDEPLQSVLRQWRGRVGYVPQRVALFDGTIAQNVALTWTDDEIDRVRVAYALERAQLGSLIADRTGGIDERIGERGVSLSGGQQQRLGIARALYTDPLVLVLDEATSSLDTKTEDEVTRAIKELQGEVTLISVAHRLSTIKDYDRVCYLDDGVIVAHGTFAEVARQHPAFGEQVALAGLAGEVR, encoded by the coding sequence ATGAAAGAGATCTGGCGCGTTCTCAGGCAGCTGCTGCCCCTGCTCCCCGCAGGCGCGCAGCGCTACTTCGTCGGCTACATCGTGGCCACGAGCCTGATCACCGCCCTCGACGCGATCGGCATGTCGCTGCTCGCGATCGTGATCGGGCCGGCGATCGCGGGCACCACCATCAAACTGCCGGTGGTGGGTGAGCTGCAGCCCGAGGCCGCACCGCTGTTCGTGCTCATCTCACTGGGTCTGATGCTGCTGAAGTCGGTGCTCAACGTCGTGCTGCAGTGGTTCGCCACGCGCAAGTTCGCGAAGTACGAACTCGAGATCGGCGACCGGCTCTTCCGCGCGTACATCGGCTCGAGCTGGGAGGAGCGCTCGAAGCGCTCGATCGCCGAGATCACCCGTATCGCCGACGCGGGCATCGCCAACGCCATGGCCGGATTCGTGCTGCCCATCATGCGCATCCCGAGCTCGTTCTTCACCTTCGTGCTGGTGCTGGGCGTGCTCGTGGTCGCAGACCCGGCGACCTCGGTGATCGCCTTCGTCTACCTCTCGCTGGTGATGCTCGTCGTGCACTTCGTGGTCACGAAACGCGCGCTCGAGGCCGGCGAGGTGAACCTGATGTACAGCTATCGGGTGGCGAACCTCATGACCGAGATGATCGAGGCGCTCAAAGAGCTCAGCCTGCGCAACCGCCTGGGCGAGGTCGCCGACCTCGTCACCGCGAACCGCAGGCACAGTACGAGGGCGCGCGCGAACGGCTCCTTCCTCGGCGTGCTGCCCGGCTTCGCCTACGAGGCCGCACTGCTCGGCGGCATCGCGCTCATCGGCGGCTTCTCATACTTCCAGGGCGGCATGCAGGCCGCCCTCGCGTCGGTGGCCCTGTTCGCCACCACCGGTTTCCGCCTGATCCCCGCGCTCACGGGTGTGCAGGGCGGAATCGTGCAGGCCACCGCGAGCATGCCGGGGGCGAAGGACGTGGTGGGCGACCTCATCGCGGCCGAGCGCGATATGAAGACCTCTCAGACCCCGGCGGACACCGCCGAGCTCTCGCAGAGCCCGAGGCTGCTGAGCCTCAACGATGTGCGTTTCCGTTACCCGGGCGCCGCGGTCGACGTGATCCGCGGCATGACCCTCGACATCCCGCTCGGCAGCTCCGTGGGCATCGTCGGCCCGTCCGGCGCCGGCAAGTCGACGCTCATCGACCTGCTGCTCGGCCTCAGTCAGGCGACGTCCGGCGATATCGAGCTCGATGACGAGCCTCTGCAGTCGGTGCTGCGCCAGTGGCGCGGCCGCGTCGGCTACGTGCCGCAGCGGGTGGCGCTCTTCGACGGCACCATCGCCCAGAACGTGGCTCTCACCTGGACCGACGATGAGATCGATCGCGTGCGCGTCGCGTACGCCCTCGAGCGCGCCCAGCTCGGCTCGCTCATCGCCGACCGCACCGGCGGCATCGACGAGCGCATCGGTGAGCGGGGCGTCTCGCTCTCGGGAGGCCAGCAGCAGCGGCTCGGGATCGCCCGCGCCCTGTACACCGACCCGCTGGTGCTGGTGCTCGACGAGGCGACGAGTTCGCTCGACACCAAGACCGAGGACGAGGTGACCCGGGCGATCAAGGAGCTGCAGGGCGAGGTGACGCTCATCTCGGTCGCGCATCGGCTCTCGACGATCAAGGACTACGACCGGGTCTGCTACCTCGACGACGGGGTGATCGTCGCGCACGGCACGTTCGCCGAGGTCGCGCGTCAGCACCCCGCTTTCGGCGAGCAGGTCGCTCTCGCGGGTCTCGCCGGCGAGGTGCGTTAG
- a CDS encoding glycosyltransferase, with protein MPEPLVDLTIAVHSRTRPIARAAASVLDHTEAPVRVNVVAHNIDPEVIRENLGGYADDPRLRLLHLADGIPSPAGPMNHGFANSTAPYISVMGSDDELAPGAIDSWLALARRTGAQMLLARIQLPDGRIDPYPPVRNGRRTEGLDPLKDRLPYRSAPLGLIERQRFGGLRLTEGLPSGEDLAYSLTVWFTADRLAYDLHGPAYIVNADAEDRVTSAPRAVSEDFRFLDEVESFEWFRTAKNAVRRAIVAKLIRIHLFDAVLVRTRTAEQIAENRADLVALVDRFEALAPGVASLLSLADRAVIDEVRSAGATPERIVGLLEARLKYLSIPTLMPRNPFKALHQQGPFRTLFAGFRIMNSAPAA; from the coding sequence ATGCCCGAACCCCTCGTCGACCTCACCATCGCCGTGCACTCGCGCACCCGGCCCATCGCACGCGCGGCGGCATCGGTGCTCGACCATACCGAGGCTCCCGTGCGCGTCAACGTAGTCGCCCACAACATCGATCCCGAGGTCATTCGCGAGAACCTCGGCGGCTACGCCGACGACCCCCGTCTGCGCCTGCTGCACCTCGCAGACGGCATCCCCTCCCCCGCCGGCCCCATGAACCACGGCTTCGCGAACTCCACCGCGCCCTACATCTCGGTGATGGGCTCCGACGACGAACTCGCCCCCGGCGCCATCGATTCGTGGCTGGCCCTCGCCCGTCGCACCGGCGCGCAGATGCTACTCGCACGAATCCAGCTGCCCGACGGTCGCATCGACCCCTATCCGCCCGTGCGCAACGGCCGCCGCACGGAGGGCCTCGACCCGCTCAAGGACCGCCTTCCGTACCGCAGCGCACCTCTCGGGCTCATCGAGCGTCAGCGCTTCGGCGGGCTTCGCCTCACCGAGGGGCTGCCGTCCGGCGAAGACCTCGCCTACTCGCTCACGGTGTGGTTCACGGCCGATCGCCTCGCCTACGACCTGCACGGACCCGCTTACATCGTCAACGCCGACGCCGAGGACCGCGTCACCTCGGCACCGCGCGCGGTGTCGGAGGACTTCCGATTCCTCGACGAGGTCGAGTCCTTCGAGTGGTTCCGCACCGCGAAGAATGCGGTGCGCCGCGCCATCGTGGCGAAGCTGATCCGCATCCACCTCTTCGACGCGGTGCTCGTGCGCACCCGCACCGCCGAGCAGATCGCCGAGAACCGAGCCGATCTGGTGGCGCTCGTCGACCGCTTCGAAGCGCTCGCCCCGGGCGTCGCGTCACTCCTCTCCCTCGCGGATCGCGCTGTGATCGATGAGGTGCGCTCCGCCGGCGCCACGCCCGAACGCATCGTCGGGCTGCTGGAGGCACGGCTCAAGTACCTCTCGATCCCCACTCTCATGCCGCGCAACCCGTTCAAGGCGCTGCATCAGCAGGGCCCGTTTCGCACGCTGTTCGCGGGCTTTCGCATCATGAACAGCGCGCCCGCGGCCTGA
- a CDS encoding acyltransferase family protein — MTLGNPAILERRMPRLDALTGLRWWAAFAVFFFHMRVFAPLPGPISTVFNQGYFGVTFFFVLSGFVLTWSLRPGVPLSTFYWRRFARIWPAHIVALLFAVPVFYTLGTIPEGSFLKPLDVGVLLLSVLVIQGWWANPAILFSGNPAAWTLTVEFFFYALHPFLSKVLLPLAKRGALVVGSVAVAWAFAYRLGVTLWPESWLAVVPMPVTRLPEFVLGMAIAWAIRAGWRPRVHPVVGVGVLLALVLGMAVGEALGVLLPLRVFGNEFITVGVGLAIVSLTGRALDGKRSGFESRWQVKLGEWSFAFYLVHATVIYLALRVFGYQEPSWRNVVWFAVLFAVDLLLAWALYRFIEHPVERRMRRWKDARDAKARAAC; from the coding sequence GTGACGCTCGGCAACCCGGCGATACTCGAACGCAGAATGCCGAGGCTCGACGCGCTCACCGGCCTGCGCTGGTGGGCGGCCTTCGCGGTGTTCTTCTTCCACATGCGGGTCTTCGCGCCCCTGCCGGGACCGATCTCGACGGTCTTCAACCAGGGCTACTTCGGCGTGACGTTCTTCTTCGTGCTCTCCGGGTTCGTGCTGACGTGGTCGCTGCGCCCGGGAGTACCGCTGAGCACCTTCTACTGGCGGCGCTTCGCGCGCATCTGGCCGGCGCACATCGTTGCGCTGCTCTTCGCCGTACCCGTCTTCTACACCCTCGGCACGATCCCGGAGGGCAGCTTCCTGAAACCGCTCGACGTCGGGGTGCTGCTGCTCTCGGTGCTGGTGATCCAGGGTTGGTGGGCCAACCCGGCAATCCTCTTCTCGGGCAATCCAGCAGCCTGGACGCTCACGGTCGAGTTCTTCTTCTACGCGCTGCATCCGTTCCTCTCGAAGGTCCTGCTGCCCCTCGCGAAGCGCGGCGCGCTCGTCGTCGGAAGCGTCGCCGTGGCCTGGGCGTTCGCGTATCGGCTCGGCGTCACGCTCTGGCCCGAGTCCTGGCTGGCGGTCGTTCCGATGCCGGTGACGCGTCTGCCCGAGTTCGTGCTGGGCATGGCGATCGCCTGGGCGATCCGAGCGGGCTGGCGGCCCCGGGTGCACCCGGTGGTCGGGGTGGGGGTGCTCCTCGCGCTCGTGCTGGGGATGGCCGTCGGCGAGGCGCTCGGCGTGCTGCTGCCGCTGCGTGTCTTCGGCAACGAGTTCATCACGGTGGGTGTGGGGCTCGCGATCGTGTCGCTCACGGGCCGTGCGCTCGATGGGAAGCGCTCGGGTTTCGAGAGCCGCTGGCAGGTGAAGCTCGGGGAGTGGTCGTTCGCCTTCTACCTCGTGCACGCGACGGTGATCTACCTCGCCCTGCGGGTGTTCGGCTATCAGGAGCCGAGCTGGCGCAACGTCGTCTGGTTCGCCGTGCTGTTCGCCGTGGATCTGCTGCTCGCGTGGGCGCTCTACCGCTTCATCGAGCACCCGGTCGAGCGTCGTATGCGCCGGTGGAAGGACGCGCGCGACGCGAAGGCCCGGGCGGCTTGTTAG
- a CDS encoding acyl carrier protein: protein MEKDALLELVAEILEVEEASATETLEAQGWDSLANLAFIAEIDERLGVQIDADELAKAVTVDDLQALITAQS from the coding sequence ATGGAAAAAGACGCACTGCTCGAGCTCGTTGCCGAGATCCTCGAGGTCGAAGAGGCTTCGGCGACGGAGACACTCGAGGCCCAGGGGTGGGACTCCCTCGCCAATCTGGCGTTCATCGCCGAGATCGATGAGCGCCTCGGCGTGCAGATCGATGCCGACGAGCTCGCCAAGGCCGTGACCGTCGACGACCTGCAGGCGCTGATCACGGCCCAGTCGTGA
- a CDS encoding SDR family NAD(P)-dependent oxidoreductase, with amino-acid sequence MIDFLQLRDRALLITGASSGIGRATAVLASRAGARVVLVARRRDALEQTASMLDGEGHLLLPFDLSEHAGYAGLMREAVEAVGPLDGLLHAAGAHATTPLRATSAKQIASLFETNVTSSVLLTKAFRGPKVRAERASVVLMSSAVGLVGEAGVSVYAATKAAVSSLGRSLSLELAHERIRVNSVAAGIVETALTEELRRKVGQAAWQSIEAEHPMGIGSADDVANAVLFLLSDASRWVTGTTLVVDGGYTAH; translated from the coding sequence GTGATCGACTTCCTCCAGTTGCGCGATCGCGCGCTGCTGATCACCGGCGCGTCCTCGGGCATCGGCCGGGCCACCGCGGTGCTCGCCAGCCGCGCGGGGGCCCGGGTGGTGCTCGTGGCCCGTCGCCGAGACGCCCTGGAGCAGACCGCGAGCATGCTCGACGGCGAAGGACATCTCCTGCTGCCCTTCGACCTCTCGGAGCACGCCGGCTACGCGGGGCTCATGCGAGAGGCCGTCGAGGCGGTCGGACCGCTCGACGGCTTGCTGCACGCGGCCGGCGCGCACGCGACCACGCCGTTGCGCGCGACCTCCGCGAAGCAGATCGCCTCCCTCTTCGAGACGAACGTCACGAGCAGCGTGCTGCTCACCAAGGCGTTCCGGGGCCCGAAGGTGCGGGCAGAGCGCGCCAGCGTCGTGCTGATGTCGTCAGCGGTGGGCCTCGTCGGCGAGGCCGGCGTGAGCGTCTACGCCGCGACGAAGGCCGCCGTGTCGTCGCTCGGCCGCTCGCTCTCTCTGGAGCTCGCGCACGAGCGCATCAGGGTGAACAGCGTCGCGGCCGGCATCGTCGAGACCGCGCTCACCGAGGAGCTGCGCCGCAAGGTGGGGCAGGCCGCCTGGCAGAGCATTGAGGCCGAGCATCCGATGGGGATCGGTTCGGCCGACGACGTGGCGAACGCGGTGCTGTTCCTGCTCTCGGACGCTTCGCGGTGGGTCACCGGCACCACCCTGGTGGTCGACGGCGGCTACACCGCCCACTGA
- a CDS encoding 3-oxoacyl-ACP synthase III family protein, whose product MQARITAVDYHLPERVLSNEDLSAEFPEWSVEKISAKTGIDRRHIAGDDEFSSDLAIAAGRKLLSGRGIDPQSIDYLIVCTQSPDFYLPTTACIVHEGLGLRSSAGAADLNLGCSGYIYALGQAKGLIESGQVSNVLIVTADTYTKFVNPSDKSVRTIFGDGAAATLVTAQESDASGITAITYGTDGSGAGKLVVPHGGMRQGADIEAKSPAAERGLESNGYDLYMDGPEIFNFTLRVVPESVDTILAKAELGLDDIDLFVFHQANAFMLEHLRKKLKVPEEKFFVSLAESGNTVSSTIPIALTDAVRAGELKPGMRVMLLGFGVGLSWGGLVLNW is encoded by the coding sequence ATGCAGGCACGTATCACCGCGGTCGATTACCACCTTCCCGAGCGGGTCCTCTCCAACGAGGATCTCTCGGCCGAGTTCCCCGAGTGGAGTGTCGAGAAGATCTCGGCGAAGACGGGCATCGACCGCCGGCACATCGCCGGCGACGACGAGTTCTCCTCCGACCTCGCGATCGCCGCGGGGCGCAAGCTGCTGAGCGGGCGCGGCATCGATCCCCAATCGATCGACTACCTCATCGTCTGCACCCAGAGCCCCGATTTCTATCTGCCGACGACGGCCTGCATCGTGCACGAGGGGCTCGGTCTGCGCAGCAGCGCCGGCGCCGCCGACCTGAACCTCGGCTGCTCGGGATACATCTACGCGCTGGGCCAGGCCAAGGGCCTCATCGAGTCGGGGCAGGTCTCGAACGTGCTGATCGTCACGGCCGACACGTACACGAAGTTCGTGAACCCCAGCGATAAGAGCGTGCGCACCATCTTCGGCGACGGAGCTGCGGCGACGCTCGTGACGGCTCAAGAGAGTGACGCGTCGGGGATCACGGCCATCACCTACGGCACCGACGGCTCGGGGGCCGGCAAGCTCGTGGTGCCCCACGGCGGCATGCGGCAGGGCGCCGACATCGAGGCGAAGTCCCCGGCCGCCGAGCGCGGGCTCGAGAGCAACGGCTACGACCTCTACATGGACGGCCCCGAGATCTTCAATTTCACGCTGCGCGTGGTGCCCGAGTCGGTCGACACGATCCTCGCCAAGGCCGAGCTCGGCCTCGACGACATCGATCTCTTCGTCTTCCACCAGGCGAACGCCTTCATGCTCGAGCACCTGCGCAAGAAGCTCAAGGTGCCCGAGGAGAAGTTCTTCGTCTCGCTCGCCGAGTCGGGAAACACGGTGTCGTCGACGATCCCCATCGCTCTGACCGATGCGGTTCGGGCGGGCGAGTTGAAGCCGGGCATGCGGGTGATGCTGCTCGGGTTCGGCGTGGGCCTGTCGTGGGGCGGTCTCGTGCTGAACTGGTAG